Within Deferribacterota bacterium, the genomic segment CTAATGATAAGATTTTAGATATTATTGATAAGTCTACACCCTTTCTTGAGGCATTTAAAATTGCTGATGATGTGTTAAGACAGGGAACACAAGGTATAGCTGATACTATAAATAGTGATGGATATATTAATGTTGATTTTGCAGATATTAAAACGATTATGGAATCAAAAGGTTTAGCACTTATGGGAATTGGCGAGGCATCTAATGAAAATAGAGATAAGGAGGCAGCTAGAAGAGCATTGAGTTCACCTTTATTAGCCGATGTGAATATTAAAGGTGCAAGTGGAATCTTAATTAATATTAGTGGTGGTAATGATATGACCATGTATGAGATACAGAACATTGCTCAGCTAGTATACGAGAATGCCAGTGATAATGCTGAGATATTTAAAGGTGTTGTTGTAGAAGAATCAATGAAGGAAAAGATCAGGGTAACAATCGTTGCAACAGGTATAGATAGTGCTTCTGATGAAAAGACTGTACAGATAGATGACTATAAAAATACTAATGTTGGAGTAGAATCAATTATTAAGAAGGTTAAGAATATTAAAAATAAAGATAAAGGTTTGAGAAGTGTTGATGAATATAATGAAGAAGAGCTTGAGATACCAACATATTTAAGAAAGCAAATAGATTGATAGACTAACAAAGAAGATGTCAAAGTTAAATGAATATTAAATAGTATTTAATGGCAGCAAAATATAGGTCTGTCTGTAAATCTAGTTAGAAATGAACTTTAAAATAATAACATAATAAGTTAAATGGAATATGGACTATGATCAGTTAAACAGAGAGATTAAGAATTGCAGGAAATGTAGCTTATCTGAGAGCAGAACAAATGCTCTCTGCGGGGAGGGAAAGTTAGATGCAAAGCTTATGTTAATTGCCCAAGCACCGGGAGAACAGGAAGACAGAGATGGAAGAATGTTTATAGGCCCCTCTGGAAAGGTATTAGACGAACTACTAAAATCAGCTAACCTTAATAGAGAAGAATTATATATGACAAATTTAATTAAATGCATGCTTCCAAAATATAGGAAGCCGAAAGAAGATGAAATTGAGAAGTGTTGTTGGTACCTAGATAGAGAGATTGAATTGATAAATCCAAGGGTGTTGGTCCCTCTAGGTTACTATGCAACTAAATACATCTTTAGGAAATATGCCATTTTGTTGTCATCCAGAAAAGATTTTTATACAGTCTATGGTAAGCTTTTTTTTAGCGAAGGACAGAAGATACTTCCTTTAACACATCCCGCTGCACTTCTCCATAACCCTTCTTTTAAAAAAGAAATGAGAAAAAGTTACAAAAAGATGAAGGTATTACTTGAAGATTGCAAATGGTATCCAGTATGCCCAATGAAAAGATTCTATGAAGAAGGTATGTTAGATGAAAAGTGGGTGGAGCTTTATTGTAAAGGAGATTGGGAGAGCTGTATTCGTTATCAAATGGAAGAGAGAGGGGAACCACATCCAGATTCGATGCTTCCCGATGGGAATATAGATAAAAGATTGCATCAGCTTTGATGAGTATAGATGAAGATCACAATTATCTATGATAATACCTCTATTAGAAAAGACCTCCGGCCTGATTGGGGCTTTTCCGCCGTGGTAGAAACCAAAGATAGAAAAATACTTTTTGATACAGGAGCAAGTGGAACTATTTTACATTCAAACATGCAAAAGCTTGGAATTAATCCCAGAGAGATCCAGGATGTTTTTATATCTCATAATCACTTTGATCATATAGGAGGTCTATCATCTTTTATAGAGCAAAACAACAATGTTAAGCTTTGGATTCCCCCTTCATTTCGAGGAGTTAAGTCTATAAAAGAGATTATTAAGATGAAAGATCCAGGGAAACTCTATGAGGGAATTTACTCTACAGGAGAGCTAGAAGGAATAGAGCAGTCACTTTGTATTAAAACAGAAAAGGGCATTATGATTATAGCGGGGTGCTCACATCCAAAAATGGAGTACATACTTCAAGTGGCTTCTCAATTTGATAGAATTTACGGTATTTTAGGAGGCTTGCATGGAAACAGACCTGAATCCCTGAAAGGTTTGGATTTTATTTGTCCAACCCACTGCAGCCAATATAAGTCAGAGATAAAAGCTCTCTATCCAGAGATATATGTTGAAGGGGGAGTAGGGAGAATAATAGAGGTTGATTAATATGAATCTCAAAATCCTAATTTCAATTGGGCTCTTTATTTTATTAGGAACAGGAATTTGGTTTTTAACACAAGCTGAAAGAATGGCTTCACCTGAAATTTCTATTGGAGCAGAAAGTGAAGAAAAACCAGAGATAATCTTAACTTCGGTTTATGATAATTATCAAATAAATCCTAAGTTGAAAACATCATGGGGTTTTGGATGCTTAATAGATACCTCGGCAGAGCGTATATTGTTTGATACTGGAGGAGATTCAGAAGTTTTACTTTCAAACTTGCAAAAGATGGATATCGACCCCAAATCAATCAGTAAGGTAGTTATTTCTCATATTCATGATGATCATGCAGGTGGGTTGGAAGGATTTTTGAAGAAAAATAGTAAGGTTACTGTCTTTATCCCTGCATCCTTTCCAGATTCCTTTAGGAATATGATAGCCGGTAAAGGAGCAAAATTTATAAATGTTTCTGAGCCTAGAAAAATCTCTGATTTTGTCTATACTACTGGAGAGCTTTATGGACCTCCAGAAGAGCAATCCCTGATTGTAGACTCGAGACAAGGATTAATAATTATTACCGGTTGTGCTCATCCCGGGGTTGTAAATATTGTTGAAAAAGCAAAAAAATTAACAAAGAAGGATGAGATATATTTAGTTG encodes:
- the ftsZ gene encoding cell division protein FtsZ — protein: MKGAVIKVIGIGGAGGNAINNMIRSKVEGVEFIAANTDAQALANSLAPVKIQLGSTLTKGLGAGGNPEIGRKAAIEDTETIGEALKGSDLVFITAGMGGGTGTGAAPVIASIAKDLGALTVAVVSTPFYWEGKKRNKFAREGLNLLKDYVDTYIVVSNDKILDIIDKSTPFLEAFKIADDVLRQGTQGIADTINSDGYINVDFADIKTIMESKGLALMGIGEASNENRDKEAARRALSSPLLADVNIKGASGILINISGGNDMTMYEIQNIAQLVYENASDNAEIFKGVVVEESMKEKIRVTIVATGIDSASDEKTVQIDDYKNTNVGVESIIKKVKNIKNKDKGLRSVDEYNEEELEIPTYLRKQID
- a CDS encoding uracil-DNA glycosylase; translated protein: MDYDQLNREIKNCRKCSLSESRTNALCGEGKLDAKLMLIAQAPGEQEDRDGRMFIGPSGKVLDELLKSANLNREELYMTNLIKCMLPKYRKPKEDEIEKCCWYLDREIELINPRVLVPLGYYATKYIFRKYAILLSSRKDFYTVYGKLFFSEGQKILPLTHPAALLHNPSFKKEMRKSYKKMKVLLEDCKWYPVCPMKRFYEEGMLDEKWVELYCKGDWESCIRYQMEERGEPHPDSMLPDGNIDKRLHQL
- a CDS encoding MBL fold metallo-hydrolase, with amino-acid sequence MNLKILISIGLFILLGTGIWFLTQAERMASPEISIGAESEEKPEIILTSVYDNYQINPKLKTSWGFGCLIDTSAERILFDTGGDSEVLLSNLQKMDIDPKSISKVVISHIHDDHAGGLEGFLKKNSKVTVFIPASFPDSFRNMIAGKGAKFINVSEPRKISDFVYTTGELYGPPEEQSLIVDSRQGLIIITGCAHPGVVNIVEKAKKLTKKDEIYLVVGGLHRPPLSVVNIIKEIGVKKVAPSHCSGDRCRELFKEEYQKDFIEFGVGKIIKIK
- a CDS encoding MBL fold metallo-hydrolase, giving the protein MKITIIYDNTSIRKDLRPDWGFSAVVETKDRKILFDTGASGTILHSNMQKLGINPREIQDVFISHNHFDHIGGLSSFIEQNNNVKLWIPPSFRGVKSIKEIIKMKDPGKLYEGIYSTGELEGIEQSLCIKTEKGIMIIAGCSHPKMEYILQVASQFDRIYGILGGLHGNRPESLKGLDFICPTHCSQYKSEIKALYPEIYVEGGVGRIIEVD